One Felis catus isolate Fca126 chromosome D3, F.catus_Fca126_mat1.0, whole genome shotgun sequence DNA segment encodes these proteins:
- the TANGO2 gene encoding transport and Golgi organization protein 2 homolog isoform X2, producing the protein MCIIFFKFDPRPVSKNAYRLILAANRDEFYHRPSKLADFWGNNNEVLSGLDMEEGKEGGTWLGISTRGKLAALTNYLQPRQDRDARGRGELVTHFLTTDMDSLSYLKKVSAEGHLYNGFNLIAADLSTEKGDVVCYYGNRGEPEPVVLAPGGSIPCSFFQLRDGGTYGLSNALLETPWRKLCFGKQLFLDAVERSQELPKDALIAQLLHVLNNDEAQLPDPAIEDQGREYVQPFLSKYAAVCVRCPGYGTRTNTVILVDADGHVTFTERSMLDKDPSCWETSTHEFKLQS; encoded by the exons ATGTGCATCATCTTCTTTAAGTTTGATCCTCGCCCTGTTTCTAAAAATGCTTACAG GCTCATCCTGGCGGCCAACAGGGATGAATTTTACCACAGACCATCCAAGTTAGCAGACTTCTGGGGGAACAACAATGAGGTCCTCAGTG GACTTGACATGGAGGAAGGCAAGGAAGGAGGCACGTGGCTGGGCATTAGCACACGGGGGAAGCTGGCCGCGCTCACCAACTACCTGCAACCACGGCAGGACCGGGATGCCCGGGGCCGAG GTGAACTTGTGACCCACTTTCTGACTACAGACATGGACAGCTTGTCCTACTTGAAGAAGGTCTCTGCGGAGGGCCACCTGTACAACGGCTTTAACCTCATAGCAGCTGACCTGAG CACAGAGAAGGGTGATGTCGTTTGCTACTATGGAAACCGGGGGGAGCCTGAGCCTGTCGTCCTGGCACCAG GTGGATCCATACCTTGCAGCTTTTTCCAGCTTAGAGATGGCG GGACCTATGGACTAAGCAATGCACTGCTGGAGACACCCTGGAGGAAGCTGTGCTTTGGAAAGCAGCTCTTCCTGGACGCCGTGGAGCGGAGCCAGGAGCTGCCCAAGGATGCCCTCATCGCCCAGCTCCTGCATGTGCTCAACAATGATGAGGC gCAGCTGCCAGATCCAGCTATTGAGGACCAGGGCAGGGAGTATGTGCAGCCCTTTCTGAGCAAGTACGCAGCTGTGTGTGTGCGCTGCCCAGGCTATGGCACCAG AACCAACACAGTCATCCTTGTGGACGCGGACGGGCATGTGACCTTCACAGAACGTAGCATGCTGGACAAGGACCCCTCCTGCTGGGAGACCAGCACCCACGAGTTCAAGCTGCAGAGCTAA
- the TANGO2 gene encoding transport and Golgi organization protein 2 homolog isoform X6, with the protein MEEGKEGGTWLGISTRGKLAALTNYLQPRQDRDARGRGELVTHFLTTDMDSLSYLKKVSAEGHLYNGFNLIAADLSTEKGDVVCYYGNRGEPEPVVLAPAGSLTADVSSTYPSGLRLLILPPLTFSGGSIPCSFFQLRDGGTYGLSNALLETPWRKLCFGKQLFLDAVERSQELPKDALIAQLLHVLNNDEAQLPDPAIEDQGREYVQPFLSKYAAVCVRCPGYGTRTNTVILVDADGHVTFTERSMLDKDPSCWETSTHEFKLQS; encoded by the exons ATGGAGGAAGGCAAGGAAGGAGGCACGTGGCTGGGCATTAGCACACGGGGGAAGCTGGCCGCGCTCACCAACTACCTGCAACCACGGCAGGACCGGGATGCCCGGGGCCGAG GTGAACTTGTGACCCACTTTCTGACTACAGACATGGACAGCTTGTCCTACTTGAAGAAGGTCTCTGCGGAGGGCCACCTGTACAACGGCTTTAACCTCATAGCAGCTGACCTGAG CACAGAGAAGGGTGATGTCGTTTGCTACTATGGAAACCGGGGGGAGCCTGAGCCTGTCGTCCTGGCACCAG CAGGCTCCCTAACCGCTGACGTATCCAGCACGTACCCCTCTGGCCTCAGGTTGCTGATTCTCCCACCCTTGACCTTCTCAGGTGGATCCATACCTTGCAGCTTTTTCCAGCTTAGAGATGGCG GGACCTATGGACTAAGCAATGCACTGCTGGAGACACCCTGGAGGAAGCTGTGCTTTGGAAAGCAGCTCTTCCTGGACGCCGTGGAGCGGAGCCAGGAGCTGCCCAAGGATGCCCTCATCGCCCAGCTCCTGCATGTGCTCAACAATGATGAGGC gCAGCTGCCAGATCCAGCTATTGAGGACCAGGGCAGGGAGTATGTGCAGCCCTTTCTGAGCAAGTACGCAGCTGTGTGTGTGCGCTGCCCAGGCTATGGCACCAG AACCAACACAGTCATCCTTGTGGACGCGGACGGGCATGTGACCTTCACAGAACGTAGCATGCTGGACAAGGACCCCTCCTGCTGGGAGACCAGCACCCACGAGTTCAAGCTGCAGAGCTAA
- the TANGO2 gene encoding transport and Golgi organization protein 2 homolog isoform X1, with product MCIIFFKFDPRPVSKNAYRLILAANRDEFYHRPSKLADFWGNNNEVLSGLDMEEGKEGGTWLGISTRGKLAALTNYLQPRQDRDARGRGELVTHFLTTDMDSLSYLKKVSAEGHLYNGFNLIAADLSTEKGDVVCYYGNRGEPEPVVLAPAGSLTADVSSTYPSGLRLLILPPLTFSGGSIPCSFFQLRDGGTYGLSNALLETPWRKLCFGKQLFLDAVERSQELPKDALIAQLLHVLNNDEAQLPDPAIEDQGREYVQPFLSKYAAVCVRCPGYGTRTNTVILVDADGHVTFTERSMLDKDPSCWETSTHEFKLQS from the exons ATGTGCATCATCTTCTTTAAGTTTGATCCTCGCCCTGTTTCTAAAAATGCTTACAG GCTCATCCTGGCGGCCAACAGGGATGAATTTTACCACAGACCATCCAAGTTAGCAGACTTCTGGGGGAACAACAATGAGGTCCTCAGTG GACTTGACATGGAGGAAGGCAAGGAAGGAGGCACGTGGCTGGGCATTAGCACACGGGGGAAGCTGGCCGCGCTCACCAACTACCTGCAACCACGGCAGGACCGGGATGCCCGGGGCCGAG GTGAACTTGTGACCCACTTTCTGACTACAGACATGGACAGCTTGTCCTACTTGAAGAAGGTCTCTGCGGAGGGCCACCTGTACAACGGCTTTAACCTCATAGCAGCTGACCTGAG CACAGAGAAGGGTGATGTCGTTTGCTACTATGGAAACCGGGGGGAGCCTGAGCCTGTCGTCCTGGCACCAG CAGGCTCCCTAACCGCTGACGTATCCAGCACGTACCCCTCTGGCCTCAGGTTGCTGATTCTCCCACCCTTGACCTTCTCAGGTGGATCCATACCTTGCAGCTTTTTCCAGCTTAGAGATGGCG GGACCTATGGACTAAGCAATGCACTGCTGGAGACACCCTGGAGGAAGCTGTGCTTTGGAAAGCAGCTCTTCCTGGACGCCGTGGAGCGGAGCCAGGAGCTGCCCAAGGATGCCCTCATCGCCCAGCTCCTGCATGTGCTCAACAATGATGAGGC gCAGCTGCCAGATCCAGCTATTGAGGACCAGGGCAGGGAGTATGTGCAGCCCTTTCTGAGCAAGTACGCAGCTGTGTGTGTGCGCTGCCCAGGCTATGGCACCAG AACCAACACAGTCATCCTTGTGGACGCGGACGGGCATGTGACCTTCACAGAACGTAGCATGCTGGACAAGGACCCCTCCTGCTGGGAGACCAGCACCCACGAGTTCAAGCTGCAGAGCTAA
- the TANGO2 gene encoding transport and Golgi organization protein 2 homolog isoform X4 — MCIIFFKFDPRPVSKNAYRLILAANRDEFYHRPSKLADFWGNNNEVLSGLDMEEGKEGGTWLGISTRGKLAALTNYLQPRQDRDARGRGELVTHFLTTDMDSLSYLKKVSAEGHLYNGFNLIAADLSTEKGDVVCYYGNRGEPEPVVLAPGTYGLSNALLETPWRKLCFGKQLFLDAVERSQELPKDALIAQLLHVLNNDEAQLPDPAIEDQGREYVQPFLSKYAAVCVRCPGYGTRTNTVILVDADGHVTFTERSMLDKDPSCWETSTHEFKLQS, encoded by the exons ATGTGCATCATCTTCTTTAAGTTTGATCCTCGCCCTGTTTCTAAAAATGCTTACAG GCTCATCCTGGCGGCCAACAGGGATGAATTTTACCACAGACCATCCAAGTTAGCAGACTTCTGGGGGAACAACAATGAGGTCCTCAGTG GACTTGACATGGAGGAAGGCAAGGAAGGAGGCACGTGGCTGGGCATTAGCACACGGGGGAAGCTGGCCGCGCTCACCAACTACCTGCAACCACGGCAGGACCGGGATGCCCGGGGCCGAG GTGAACTTGTGACCCACTTTCTGACTACAGACATGGACAGCTTGTCCTACTTGAAGAAGGTCTCTGCGGAGGGCCACCTGTACAACGGCTTTAACCTCATAGCAGCTGACCTGAG CACAGAGAAGGGTGATGTCGTTTGCTACTATGGAAACCGGGGGGAGCCTGAGCCTGTCGTCCTGGCACCAG GGACCTATGGACTAAGCAATGCACTGCTGGAGACACCCTGGAGGAAGCTGTGCTTTGGAAAGCAGCTCTTCCTGGACGCCGTGGAGCGGAGCCAGGAGCTGCCCAAGGATGCCCTCATCGCCCAGCTCCTGCATGTGCTCAACAATGATGAGGC gCAGCTGCCAGATCCAGCTATTGAGGACCAGGGCAGGGAGTATGTGCAGCCCTTTCTGAGCAAGTACGCAGCTGTGTGTGTGCGCTGCCCAGGCTATGGCACCAG AACCAACACAGTCATCCTTGTGGACGCGGACGGGCATGTGACCTTCACAGAACGTAGCATGCTGGACAAGGACCCCTCCTGCTGGGAGACCAGCACCCACGAGTTCAAGCTGCAGAGCTAA
- the TANGO2 gene encoding transport and Golgi organization protein 2 homolog isoform X3 — protein sequence MRYWKAFLVIPARTGSRVHWQGRAGLAAGKQRLAGLGAAWSLQDCVAPCEQSCSQGPMCIIFFKFDPRPVSKNAYRLILAANRDEFYHRPSKLADFWGNNNEVLSGLDMEEGKEGGTWLGISTRGKLAALTNYLQPRQDRDARGRGELVTHFLTTDMDSLSYLKKVSAEGHLYNGFNLIAADLSTEKGDVVCYYGNRGEPEPVVLAPAGSLTADVSSTYPSGLRLLILPPLTFSGGSIPCSFFQLRDGGTYGLSNALLETPWRKLCFGKQLFLDAVERSQELPKDALIAQLLHVLNNDEAQLPDPAIEDQGREYVQPFLSKYAAVCVRCPGYGTRTNTVILVDADGHVTFTERSMLDKDPSCWETSTHEFKLQS from the exons ATGCGTTACTGGAAGGCGTTTCTAGTGATCCCCGCCAGAACGGGAAGCCGGGTCCACTGGCAAGGCAGGGCTGGTCTCGCCGCAGGGAAGCAGAGACTGGCTGGGCTGGGAGCTGCGTGGTCGCTGCAGG ACTGTGTGGCCCCGTGTGAACAAAGCTGCTCTCAGGGACCCATGTGCATCATCTTCTTTAAGTTTGATCCTCGCCCTGTTTCTAAAAATGCTTACAG GCTCATCCTGGCGGCCAACAGGGATGAATTTTACCACAGACCATCCAAGTTAGCAGACTTCTGGGGGAACAACAATGAGGTCCTCAGTG GACTTGACATGGAGGAAGGCAAGGAAGGAGGCACGTGGCTGGGCATTAGCACACGGGGGAAGCTGGCCGCGCTCACCAACTACCTGCAACCACGGCAGGACCGGGATGCCCGGGGCCGAG GTGAACTTGTGACCCACTTTCTGACTACAGACATGGACAGCTTGTCCTACTTGAAGAAGGTCTCTGCGGAGGGCCACCTGTACAACGGCTTTAACCTCATAGCAGCTGACCTGAG CACAGAGAAGGGTGATGTCGTTTGCTACTATGGAAACCGGGGGGAGCCTGAGCCTGTCGTCCTGGCACCAG CAGGCTCCCTAACCGCTGACGTATCCAGCACGTACCCCTCTGGCCTCAGGTTGCTGATTCTCCCACCCTTGACCTTCTCAGGTGGATCCATACCTTGCAGCTTTTTCCAGCTTAGAGATGGCG GGACCTATGGACTAAGCAATGCACTGCTGGAGACACCCTGGAGGAAGCTGTGCTTTGGAAAGCAGCTCTTCCTGGACGCCGTGGAGCGGAGCCAGGAGCTGCCCAAGGATGCCCTCATCGCCCAGCTCCTGCATGTGCTCAACAATGATGAGGC gCAGCTGCCAGATCCAGCTATTGAGGACCAGGGCAGGGAGTATGTGCAGCCCTTTCTGAGCAAGTACGCAGCTGTGTGTGTGCGCTGCCCAGGCTATGGCACCAG AACCAACACAGTCATCCTTGTGGACGCGGACGGGCATGTGACCTTCACAGAACGTAGCATGCTGGACAAGGACCCCTCCTGCTGGGAGACCAGCACCCACGAGTTCAAGCTGCAGAGCTAA
- the TANGO2 gene encoding transport and Golgi organization protein 2 homolog isoform X5 translates to MWPAAGQPDCVAPCEQSCSQGPMCIIFFKFDPRPVSKNAYRLILAANRDEFYHRPSKLADFWGNNNEVLSGLDMEEGKEGGTWLGISTRGKLAALTNYLQPRQDRDARGRGELVTHFLTTDMDSLSYLKKVSAEGHLYNGFNLIAADLSTEKGDVVCYYGNRGEPEPVVLAPAGSLTADVSSTYPSGLRLLILPPLTFSGGSIPCSFFQLRDGGTYGLSNALLETPWRKLCFGKQLFLDAVERSQELPKDALIAQLLHVLNNDEACQIQLLRTRAGSMCSPF, encoded by the exons ATGTGGCCTGCTGCGGGGCAGCCAG ACTGTGTGGCCCCGTGTGAACAAAGCTGCTCTCAGGGACCCATGTGCATCATCTTCTTTAAGTTTGATCCTCGCCCTGTTTCTAAAAATGCTTACAG GCTCATCCTGGCGGCCAACAGGGATGAATTTTACCACAGACCATCCAAGTTAGCAGACTTCTGGGGGAACAACAATGAGGTCCTCAGTG GACTTGACATGGAGGAAGGCAAGGAAGGAGGCACGTGGCTGGGCATTAGCACACGGGGGAAGCTGGCCGCGCTCACCAACTACCTGCAACCACGGCAGGACCGGGATGCCCGGGGCCGAG GTGAACTTGTGACCCACTTTCTGACTACAGACATGGACAGCTTGTCCTACTTGAAGAAGGTCTCTGCGGAGGGCCACCTGTACAACGGCTTTAACCTCATAGCAGCTGACCTGAG CACAGAGAAGGGTGATGTCGTTTGCTACTATGGAAACCGGGGGGAGCCTGAGCCTGTCGTCCTGGCACCAG CAGGCTCCCTAACCGCTGACGTATCCAGCACGTACCCCTCTGGCCTCAGGTTGCTGATTCTCCCACCCTTGACCTTCTCAGGTGGATCCATACCTTGCAGCTTTTTCCAGCTTAGAGATGGCG GGACCTATGGACTAAGCAATGCACTGCTGGAGACACCCTGGAGGAAGCTGTGCTTTGGAAAGCAGCTCTTCCTGGACGCCGTGGAGCGGAGCCAGGAGCTGCCCAAGGATGCCCTCATCGCCCAGCTCCTGCATGTGCTCAACAATGATGAGGC CTGCCAGATCCAGCTATTGAGGACCAGGGCAGGGAGTATGTGCAGCCCTTTCTGA